One genomic window of Roseobacter ponti includes the following:
- a CDS encoding ABC transporter permease: MLLPFAALFIAYALGSEARLADNPQDKLLPAPSKIAETAGRLITTADRRSGEILFWKDTFASLQRLGLGVAIAAVTGLITGLAIGLFPYVRAAASGFVSVLSMVPPLAVLPILFIVFGLGEVSKLALVVIGITPFLIRDLSQRVLDIPSELFVKAQTLGASSTVIALRVALPLVMPRLIQSVRLSLGPAWLFLIASEAIAADGGLGYRIFLVRRYLAMDVILTYVIWITLLAFLFDFALRRLSQRLFPWAGEDSL; the protein is encoded by the coding sequence ATGCTGCTGCCGTTCGCGGCTCTCTTTATCGCCTACGCGCTCGGATCCGAGGCCCGTCTGGCCGATAATCCACAGGACAAACTGCTGCCTGCGCCGTCGAAAATCGCTGAGACGGCCGGGCGGCTGATAACCACTGCTGACCGTCGGTCGGGCGAGATACTCTTCTGGAAAGACACATTCGCGTCGTTGCAGCGGCTGGGCCTCGGGGTGGCCATCGCTGCTGTGACCGGGCTCATCACCGGTCTTGCGATCGGTCTATTTCCCTATGTACGTGCTGCCGCATCGGGGTTCGTGTCGGTGCTCTCGATGGTCCCGCCGCTCGCGGTTTTACCCATTCTGTTTATCGTTTTCGGACTTGGCGAGGTAAGCAAATTAGCGCTGGTGGTCATCGGTATCACCCCCTTTCTGATCCGGGATCTGTCGCAGCGGGTTCTGGATATCCCTTCGGAGCTTTTCGTCAAAGCGCAGACGCTCGGTGCATCGAGCACTGTGATAGCGCTGCGCGTGGCACTGCCGCTCGTCATGCCGCGCCTCATCCAGTCGGTGCGCCTTTCACTCGGGCCCGCCTGGCTCTTTCTGATTGCATCAGAGGCGATTGCCGCAGATGGCGGGCTTGGCTACCGCATCTTTCTGGTCCGCCGGTATCTCGCGATGGACGTGATCCTCACCTATGTCATCTGGATTACCCTGCTTGCGTTTCTCTTTGATTTTGCTCTGCGCCGCCTTTCGCAACGGCTCTTCCCCTGGGCAGGCGAGGACAGCCTGTGA
- a CDS encoding DUF2238 domain-containing protein: MSFDPTRNEPGVAAFTLGYIVLFTIWFLSVGNYEFIIYVVTMLALVVLVGASLGRAGYPPAMLWALSLWGLAHMAGGGVPVGGAVLYNLKLLPLISTDRLFILKYDQLVHAYGFAVAACVLHHLLVRHFPTARGTATALVYPALASMGLGAVNEIIEFSAVLAVPDTNVGGYINTALDLCFNALGACIAVAVIGFRRDR, translated from the coding sequence ATGTCCTTTGACCCCACCCGGAACGAGCCTGGCGTCGCGGCGTTCACTCTCGGCTATATCGTGCTTTTCACGATCTGGTTTTTATCGGTCGGCAATTACGAGTTCATCATTTACGTCGTGACAATGCTGGCACTGGTTGTGCTTGTGGGCGCTTCCCTGGGCAGGGCCGGATATCCGCCTGCGATGCTCTGGGCGCTGTCACTCTGGGGGTTGGCACATATGGCGGGTGGCGGTGTGCCGGTCGGCGGTGCAGTGCTCTATAACCTTAAACTGCTCCCTCTGATCAGCACCGACCGGCTTTTCATCCTGAAGTATGACCAGCTGGTACATGCGTATGGCTTTGCAGTTGCGGCCTGTGTGCTGCATCACCTGCTGGTACGCCATTTCCCGACGGCGCGCGGCACCGCCACTGCGCTTGTCTATCCTGCACTGGCATCGATGGGGCTGGGCGCGGTCAATGAGATCATTGAGTTTTCAGCCGTGCTGGCTGTTCCTGATACGAATGTCGGCGGCTATATCAATACCGCGCTCGATCTGTGCTTTAACGCTCTGGGGGCCTGTATCGCAGTTGCCGTTATTGGCTTCAGACGGGACCGATGA
- a CDS encoding ATP-binding protein, with amino-acid sequence MITRLTLLARLLCLAIAVALSVQPAASDQPVIRMAYEEFNPYSFTNSDGNARGFSIDLMRRLAGAAGYRLEFIPSPNPAESLRMIGSGEADVSSLLAMTEERLALGLPTDVLGAFELLAFVRDKGGVQTVADLSGKKIGVVAGSFTVTGAQQIPFARIVEFDQGDQMIVALLAGDVDAVVSPGDSFRKRLRQADVEQFTRALRPALISRPSGFFTALDRPGLQKALNDAIAVEITPRELTVLNALWFGRPKTLTDYPLFWWAIAVAGSVTLALGILAASRQRHKNDSLRLRAQNEAGELLVAALDEVGAAIVIYDADLRAVHWSCGFTRIFPETRDLLEAGTDMRTIVSVTTGLIQETGQDQENALEFADKIVASISAGQLDARTVLTGTQRVFEASEFPLGRHHYASLRVDVTRLQKQQDMIRDQAEQLKDSNDRLRTFAAIAAHDLNAPLIQLRMLMQFITDDLEENSQTVPEVIQGHWDLMGTLSHRMSRLINDLLRYADDTASDLPVERADLNELRASVLELVYRRPGINICFDDTEQEIYANVTALQAVLRNLISNSGKYHDQETGTISVEFTPRGSGIEVIVTDDGPGIPESARETVFEPFKRLSASEEGTGLGLAFAKRTVERWGGTIEISGAEPRGCRVSFTIPQPATKTEKLRIAG; translated from the coding sequence ATGATCACAAGGCTTACCCTGCTGGCCCGGCTGCTGTGCCTTGCGATTGCAGTCGCACTGTCTGTGCAACCGGCAGCGTCAGATCAGCCGGTAATCCGGATGGCTTACGAAGAGTTCAATCCCTATTCCTTCACGAATTCTGACGGAAACGCGCGTGGATTTTCAATTGACCTGATGCGCAGACTGGCAGGTGCAGCCGGATACCGGCTGGAATTTATTCCTTCACCCAATCCGGCCGAAAGCCTGCGAATGATCGGCTCTGGTGAGGCGGATGTAAGCTCCCTTCTCGCGATGACAGAAGAGCGTCTTGCACTTGGCCTGCCGACTGATGTGCTCGGCGCATTTGAGCTGCTGGCCTTCGTGCGGGACAAAGGCGGTGTGCAGACAGTAGCAGATCTTTCCGGCAAAAAGATCGGCGTGGTTGCGGGCAGCTTTACCGTGACCGGCGCACAGCAGATCCCCTTTGCCAGGATCGTTGAATTTGATCAGGGGGATCAGATGATCGTGGCTCTTCTTGCCGGCGACGTGGACGCGGTCGTCTCCCCGGGCGACAGTTTCCGGAAAAGGCTGCGACAGGCGGACGTCGAACAGTTCACACGGGCGCTCAGGCCTGCTCTTATTTCGCGGCCTTCCGGGTTTTTCACAGCTCTTGACCGGCCCGGACTTCAGAAGGCGCTGAACGACGCGATCGCCGTAGAAATCACGCCGCGCGAGCTCACAGTTCTGAACGCGCTGTGGTTCGGTCGCCCTAAAACGCTGACAGACTACCCCCTGTTCTGGTGGGCGATCGCCGTTGCCGGATCTGTAACACTCGCTCTGGGCATTCTTGCCGCAAGCCGTCAGCGGCACAAAAACGACAGCTTGCGCCTGCGCGCACAGAACGAGGCCGGCGAACTCCTTGTGGCAGCACTTGATGAAGTCGGAGCAGCGATTGTCATCTATGACGCAGATCTGCGCGCGGTACACTGGAGTTGCGGCTTCACCCGGATTTTTCCGGAAACCAGGGATCTGCTTGAAGCAGGTACAGACATGCGCACTATCGTTTCTGTCACCACCGGTCTCATACAGGAAACCGGACAGGATCAGGAAAATGCTCTGGAATTTGCAGACAAGATCGTGGCGTCCATCTCCGCCGGACAGCTTGATGCGCGGACCGTTCTCACCGGGACCCAAAGGGTTTTCGAGGCCAGCGAGTTTCCCTTGGGACGGCATCATTACGCCTCACTCAGGGTGGATGTCACCCGGCTGCAGAAACAGCAGGACATGATCCGCGACCAGGCCGAACAGCTGAAGGATTCAAACGATCGGCTGCGGACCTTTGCCGCCATCGCGGCCCATGACCTGAATGCACCACTCATTCAGCTGAGGATGCTGATGCAGTTCATCACCGATGATCTCGAAGAGAACAGCCAGACTGTTCCGGAAGTCATTCAGGGACACTGGGATCTGATGGGCACGCTCTCTCACCGCATGTCGCGGCTCATCAATGACCTTCTGCGCTATGCCGACGATACCGCCTCTGATCTTCCGGTCGAGCGCGCAGATCTGAATGAGTTGCGCGCCAGTGTACTGGAACTGGTGTACCGCAGGCCGGGTATAAACATCTGTTTTGACGACACAGAGCAGGAAATTTATGCCAATGTAACGGCTCTTCAGGCCGTGTTGCGCAATCTGATCTCAAACTCCGGAAAATACCACGACCAGGAGACAGGAACGATCAGTGTGGAATTCACCCCGCGCGGCTCCGGCATCGAAGTCATTGTGACCGATGACGGCCCCGGAATTCCCGAAAGTGCGCGCGAAACGGTTTTTGAGCCCTTCAAGAGGCTCTCCGCGAGCGAGGAAGGGACCGGGCTTGGCCTCGCTTTTGCCAAACGGACAGTCGAACGATGGGGCGGCACGATCGAAATTTCAGGCGCAGAGCCAAGGGGATGCAGGGTCTCCTTCACCATCCCCCAGCCTGCGACAAAAACCGAAAAGCTGAGGATTGCCGGCTGA
- a CDS encoding potassium channel family protein: MFAQLLLGSAITLVSLIGAALVWWVLNEALLWMEPWLRRPPMPAKSLIVVFMAVLATMAMMTLGVWLWAATFVYMLVFSSLEEAVYYSLVAYTTLGLGDVVVPRDQRLLGGMTGANGFMMFGLMTAMLTDTLRHVRRVQRNLRD, encoded by the coding sequence ATGTTCGCACAGCTGCTGCTTGGCTCGGCAATCACGCTTGTCTCGCTTATCGGGGCGGCCCTGGTGTGGTGGGTTCTCAACGAAGCCCTGTTGTGGATGGAACCCTGGTTGCGGCGCCCGCCGATGCCGGCAAAGTCGCTTATTGTAGTCTTTATGGCGGTGCTCGCGACCATGGCCATGATGACGCTGGGCGTCTGGTTATGGGCCGCAACCTTTGTGTATATGCTGGTGTTCAGCTCTCTGGAGGAAGCGGTTTATTATTCCCTTGTTGCCTATACAACGCTGGGTCTCGGCGATGTCGTTGTGCCCCGTGACCAGCGGCTGCTCGGCGGCATGACGGGGGCGAACGGTTTTATGATGTTCGGGCTGATGACCGCAATGCTGACCGATACGCTGCGTCACGTTCGGCGGGTCCAGCGCAATCTGCGCGACTGA
- a CDS encoding DUF2059 domain-containing protein, whose amino-acid sequence MTFSIRACFGVLALVATLVTGHATAKTNDPDRLEAFLEATGFDVALESIRLSAESAPAMLGIETEDFGSEWTRLADEVFDTELMHNEAIDILSEALTDELLDHAVDFYTSDLGRRLVAVENASHMDDDDGLRQEAGQAIVAGLVQIGSPRLEELKRLNSATGSEDASVHAIQEVQVRFLMAAAAAGVIELRMEEEDLRESLKTQEGELRRGMKVAGLAGSAYTYQAFSDDEITAYADALENPTMQQVYELMNAVQFQIMSDRYEALAARLQGLQPSQEL is encoded by the coding sequence ATGACATTTTCAATACGTGCATGCTTTGGCGTGCTTGCTCTTGTGGCCACGCTTGTGACCGGCCACGCAACGGCAAAAACAAACGATCCGGACCGGCTGGAGGCCTTTCTGGAGGCCACAGGTTTTGACGTGGCGCTTGAAAGCATCAGACTGTCGGCGGAATCTGCGCCCGCGATGCTGGGCATCGAAACCGAAGATTTCGGATCGGAATGGACAAGGCTGGCGGATGAGGTGTTTGACACAGAACTGATGCACAATGAGGCCATCGACATCCTGTCCGAGGCGCTCACCGATGAGTTGCTGGATCATGCGGTCGACTTCTACACCTCTGATCTGGGCCGGCGGCTGGTCGCTGTCGAAAACGCCTCGCATATGGATGACGACGACGGACTGCGCCAGGAGGCCGGGCAGGCCATCGTGGCGGGCCTGGTGCAGATCGGCTCACCGCGTCTGGAGGAGCTGAAGCGGCTGAACAGTGCAACCGGGTCTGAGGACGCTTCTGTTCATGCAATTCAGGAGGTGCAGGTGCGCTTTCTTATGGCGGCGGCGGCCGCCGGAGTGATTGAGCTGCGCATGGAGGAAGAGGACCTGCGCGAGAGCCTGAAGACCCAGGAGGGTGAATTGCGCCGCGGCATGAAGGTCGCGGGCCTGGCAGGTTCTGCCTATACCTATCAGGCGTTTTCTGATGATGAGATTACCGCCTATGCGGATGCACTGGAAAATCCGACGATGCAGCAGGTTTATGAGCTGATGAACGCGGTACAGTTTCAGATTATGTCCGACCGCTATGAAGCGCTCGCCGCGCGGCTGCAGGGTCTGCAGCCCAGTCAGGAGCTGTGA
- a CDS encoding putative urea ABC transporter substrate-binding protein: protein MGRPSKLILSFLAATTLAGAPATAQEKTDFRVAWSIYVGWMPWGYMEDSGIMDKWAEKYGIDVEIVQINDYVESINQYTAGAFDGVSATNMDTLSIPSGGGVDTTALIVGDYSDGNDAVILKGEGDLTSLAGKPVNLVELSVSHYLLARALDSVGLAERDLDGVINTSDADMIAAYTTDDVQAVVTWNPLVSAIMEEPGANKLFDSSDIPGEIIDLMVVNTETLEANPAFGKALAGAWYETMALMAAGDEEALTAMAEASGTDLAGYKAQLDSTEMFYDPAAAVTFTESGELPDTMVSVAEFLFDKGILGEGAPSADFVGVAYPDGSTTGDAANVKFRFDTTYMQMAADGAL from the coding sequence ATGGGCAGGCCTTCAAAACTGATCCTTTCTTTCCTTGCCGCTACGACGCTTGCCGGGGCACCCGCGACAGCGCAGGAAAAAACCGACTTCCGAGTTGCCTGGTCGATTTATGTGGGCTGGATGCCATGGGGTTACATGGAAGACAGCGGCATCATGGACAAATGGGCTGAAAAATACGGCATCGATGTCGAGATCGTGCAGATCAACGATTATGTCGAATCCATCAACCAGTATACGGCCGGTGCCTTTGACGGCGTCTCGGCTACAAATATGGACACGCTGAGCATCCCGTCGGGCGGCGGTGTGGACACGACCGCTCTGATCGTTGGTGACTATTCCGATGGTAACGACGCGGTAATCCTGAAAGGCGAAGGCGATCTGACGTCGCTGGCCGGCAAACCGGTGAACCTTGTTGAGCTGTCTGTGTCGCACTACCTGCTGGCCCGCGCGCTTGATTCCGTGGGGCTCGCAGAGCGCGACCTTGACGGTGTGATCAACACGTCGGACGCCGATATGATCGCGGCATATACCACCGATGACGTTCAGGCCGTGGTCACATGGAACCCGCTGGTGTCGGCCATTATGGAAGAACCTGGTGCCAACAAGCTCTTTGACAGCTCAGACATCCCCGGCGAGATCATCGATCTGATGGTTGTGAATACTGAAACGCTGGAGGCGAACCCGGCCTTTGGCAAAGCACTGGCAGGTGCCTGGTATGAAACCATGGCCCTGATGGCCGCCGGCGATGAAGAAGCACTGACAGCGATGGCAGAGGCGTCTGGTACAGATCTTGCGGGCTATAAAGCGCAGCTCGACAGCACTGAGATGTTTTATGACCCGGCAGCTGCCGTTACCTTCACCGAAAGTGGCGAACTGCCTGACACGATGGTCAGCGTTGCGGAGTTCCTTTTTGACAAGGGCATACTGGGTGAGGGCGCGCCATCGGCTGATTTCGTCGGCGTCGCATACCCTGACGGCTCCACAACCGGGGACGCCGCCAACGTTAAGTTCCGTTTCGATACGACCTACATGCAGATGGCTGCGGACGGCGCGCTCTGA
- a CDS encoding ABC transporter transmembrane domain-containing protein, which produces MGVRRIEKSLFQFIWKYSRRDQLVLLVFTCTLFPFLFLTLELPKRIINDAIGAQNATVSVLGVNLSQVTFLWLLCGAFLLAVLCHGLLKMRINTMKGVLSERMLRRLRFDLIARLLRFPKPYFRRTSQGELVAMITGETEPMGGIMGDALTQPVLQAGQMLTILFFLFMQSVWFGLAAIALIPLQAWLIPRLQRQINLMNKERIKEVRLLASMIGESASGASELRTHGGWRYRLAMVTDRLGAVYRIRFQIYQKKFFMKFINNFITQLTPFFFFAAGGYLVIQGAVSLGALVAALAAYKDLSSPWKELLTYYNQAQDMSLRWETVAEKFSPSGEVREELMTGRPDDIPHLNGQIELSDVSVADGDGNIILDNISAQFPAGQVIAIAAASEEDRHALTDVLTREVIPQNGRVTIAGQDLSDMHQVTIAARIGHASSRPVLFQGSFGENVMMGLSPAPRDTDSPADADLLREALAAGNSADPFGASWLDPGLAGIKSEQELRDWWLTLVDAMGTGGPLFRRSLDQIMDPQEDTPLARGLVAVRPKVRAAVQEAGLERHVFRFDPDAYNPALPVAGNLFFATLRRPMSQHELSRHSELFAVLERLGLDESLLELSCEVTELLNQIFGTDGTEHPLFRKLGLDPVLYEKSVQVVRARRADPGRDLNEADKALLMSLPSQISAEQIGRAFPEELRHQVLEGRSRLTREMRDALSDLFAPLSEDRIAPGLSVLENALYGKVSETAGSRGDELRRIVSGVLEAEGLRPRVIELIYDLKLGLGGGDLPAIFAEPLALFRAAVKRPDILILEQALNSYDQSVRIGLHNNLRKLLPDTTIIYINETFESADPFDIYLEVVQGRLVSDAAVDEVIDDSAASADLMRKVRALEATDMFSGLSRKQLRLLAFGSKWYSAHPGEVIFSKDDDPGDGAYMILSGQAGLYNPDGKDGEVLVAEVGPGRLVGELGLIRNVPRALTMRASSDIEALRLGAEEFLAVVENDAATSFKLLQVVAGYTS; this is translated from the coding sequence ATGGGGGTGCGCAGGATCGAAAAGTCGCTGTTTCAGTTCATCTGGAAATATTCCAGGCGTGATCAGCTCGTGTTGCTTGTTTTCACGTGCACGCTGTTCCCGTTCCTGTTTCTGACCCTGGAGCTGCCCAAACGCATCATCAACGATGCGATCGGCGCACAGAATGCGACGGTATCTGTTCTGGGAGTGAATCTCAGCCAGGTCACCTTTCTGTGGCTGCTCTGCGGGGCGTTTCTGCTTGCGGTCCTGTGTCACGGCCTGCTGAAGATGCGCATCAATACGATGAAGGGTGTGCTGTCTGAGCGTATGCTGCGGCGTCTGCGGTTTGATCTTATTGCGCGCCTGCTGCGCTTTCCCAAGCCCTATTTCCGGCGCACCTCGCAGGGCGAGCTGGTGGCGATGATCACCGGCGAAACAGAGCCGATGGGCGGGATAATGGGTGACGCGCTGACACAGCCGGTGCTGCAGGCCGGGCAGATGCTGACCATTCTGTTCTTTCTGTTCATGCAGAGCGTCTGGTTCGGGCTTGCCGCGATTGCACTGATCCCGTTGCAGGCCTGGCTCATTCCGCGCCTGCAGAGGCAGATCAACCTTATGAACAAAGAGCGTATCAAAGAGGTGCGCCTGCTCGCCTCAATGATCGGAGAAAGCGCATCGGGCGCCAGTGAACTTCGCACCCACGGCGGCTGGCGTTACCGGCTTGCAATGGTGACAGACCGTCTGGGCGCCGTGTATCGCATCCGCTTTCAGATATACCAGAAAAAGTTCTTCATGAAGTTCATCAACAACTTCATTACCCAGCTGACGCCCTTCTTTTTCTTTGCGGCAGGCGGCTATCTGGTGATCCAGGGCGCGGTATCTCTGGGTGCGCTGGTCGCAGCCCTCGCCGCCTACAAAGACCTCAGTTCGCCGTGGAAAGAGCTTCTGACCTATTACAATCAGGCCCAGGATATGAGCCTGCGCTGGGAAACCGTAGCTGAGAAATTCTCGCCTTCGGGCGAGGTCCGGGAAGAGCTGATGACAGGCCGGCCGGATGACATCCCGCATCTGAACGGACAGATCGAGCTTTCCGACGTGAGCGTCGCGGACGGTGATGGGAACATTATTCTGGATAATATATCGGCGCAGTTTCCGGCGGGTCAGGTCATCGCGATCGCTGCCGCCAGCGAAGAGGACAGGCACGCCCTGACAGATGTTCTGACCCGCGAGGTGATCCCCCAGAACGGCCGGGTGACAATTGCCGGGCAGGATCTTTCGGACATGCACCAGGTCACGATTGCCGCCCGGATCGGTCACGCCAGTTCGCGCCCGGTGTTGTTTCAGGGCTCCTTCGGCGAAAACGTGATGATGGGGCTGTCTCCGGCGCCCCGGGACACCGACAGCCCTGCCGATGCGGATCTGCTGCGCGAAGCGCTGGCGGCCGGTAACAGTGCTGATCCGTTCGGGGCGAGCTGGCTCGATCCGGGGCTTGCCGGCATAAAGTCCGAACAGGAGCTGCGGGACTGGTGGCTGACGCTGGTGGATGCCATGGGCACCGGTGGGCCGCTTTTTCGCCGTTCACTTGATCAGATTATGGACCCGCAGGAAGATACACCGCTGGCGCGCGGTCTGGTCGCGGTGCGTCCGAAAGTACGTGCGGCCGTTCAGGAGGCAGGTCTGGAACGGCATGTCTTCCGGTTTGATCCTGACGCCTATAACCCGGCGCTACCGGTTGCCGGGAATCTCTTTTTTGCAACCCTGCGCCGCCCGATGAGCCAGCACGAACTGAGCCGGCACAGTGAACTTTTCGCGGTTCTGGAGCGGCTTGGACTTGATGAGAGCCTGCTCGAGCTTTCCTGCGAGGTGACCGAACTGCTGAATCAGATTTTCGGAACGGACGGCACCGAACACCCGCTTTTCCGCAAACTGGGACTGGACCCTGTTCTGTACGAAAAATCCGTTCAGGTTGTCCGGGCAAGGCGCGCAGATCCGGGCCGTGACCTCAATGAGGCTGACAAAGCGCTGCTTATGTCGCTGCCGTCTCAGATCTCGGCCGAACAGATCGGGCGGGCCTTTCCCGAAGAGCTGCGTCACCAGGTACTTGAGGGGCGCTCGCGTTTGACCCGGGAGATGCGTGATGCATTGAGCGATCTGTTTGCCCCGCTGAGCGAGGACCGTATCGCGCCGGGCCTGTCGGTTCTGGAAAATGCGCTCTACGGAAAGGTGTCAGAGACAGCCGGTTCGCGCGGAGATGAGCTGCGCAGGATTGTCTCCGGTGTTCTGGAGGCCGAGGGTCTGCGGCCCCGGGTCATCGAACTGATCTATGATCTGAAACTGGGGCTCGGCGGCGGCGATCTGCCGGCGATTTTCGCCGAACCGCTCGCGCTTTTCCGTGCTGCCGTAAAACGACCGGATATTCTTATTTTGGAACAGGCGCTTAACAGCTATGATCAGAGCGTGCGCATCGGTCTTCATAACAACCTGCGAAAACTGCTGCCGGACACGACGATCATCTACATCAATGAAACCTTCGAGAGTGCCGATCCCTTTGACATCTATTTAGAGGTCGTGCAGGGGCGCCTTGTGTCCGATGCCGCCGTGGATGAAGTCATTGACGACTCCGCCGCGAGTGCTGATCTGATGCGAAAGGTACGCGCGCTTGAAGCCACGGATATGTTCTCCGGGCTCAGCCGCAAACAGCTGCGCCTGCTGGCCTTCGGATCCAAATGGTATTCGGCGCACCCGGGCGAAGTGATCTTTTCCAAAGACGACGACCCCGGGGACGGGGCTTACATGATCCTCTCCGGGCAGGCCGGGCTTTATAATCCTGACGGTAAGGACGGCGAGGTGCTTGTCGCCGAGGTCGGACCTGGCCGGCTGGTTGGTGAGCTTGGTCTGATCCGCAACGTGCCAAGGGCGCTGACCATGCGGGCAAGTTCTGACATTGAGGCCCTGCGTCTTGGTGCAGAGGAGTTTCTGGCGGTTGTGGAAAACGATGCGGCAACGTCCTTCAAGCTGCTTCAGGTCGTGGCCGGCTATACCTCCTGA
- a CDS encoding agmatinase family protein — MFLSPADQSRSHHPADHIRDEKRRHHPDLSKLMGWKAMRKEADIPEGEWEKEKAWALRMGLTAADTIEDRSIPTFARGELPHYAGINTFLKAPYTEDVTEVGNYDATVLGAPFDGGTTYRPGTRFGPQGVRKISALYTPYNYEIGVDLREEMSLCDAGDIFTIPGNIEKTFDQISRAVSHVFSSGSMPIIIGGDHSIGFPCVRGIAECTSKKIGIVHFDRHADIQEKDLDERMHTTPWFHSTNLPNVPAKNLVQVGIGGWQVPREAVKVARERETNIITMGDMEKMGIDKTAEMALEMAWDGVDMVYMSFDIDSIDCGFVPGTGWPEPGGFLPREALALASKVAAEGICGMELVEVSPPYDQSEITALMGTRVIVDVLGSLVSNGRMGAHRKHIDKPVSLPMGDYSEETHGKRWSTRARSE, encoded by the coding sequence ATGTTTTTAAGCCCCGCTGACCAATCGCGCAGCCATCACCCTGCCGATCACATCCGCGATGAGAAACGACGGCATCATCCGGATCTGTCCAAACTCATGGGCTGGAAAGCGATGCGCAAGGAGGCAGATATTCCCGAGGGAGAATGGGAAAAGGAGAAAGCCTGGGCGCTGCGGATGGGGCTGACGGCCGCCGATACCATTGAGGACCGTTCGATCCCGACATTCGCGCGCGGCGAACTGCCTCATTACGCGGGGATCAACACATTCCTCAAAGCGCCCTATACCGAAGATGTGACGGAGGTCGGCAATTACGACGCCACCGTTCTGGGCGCGCCATTTGACGGGGGCACGACGTACCGGCCGGGTACACGGTTCGGCCCGCAGGGGGTGCGGAAAATATCGGCGCTTTACACGCCGTACAATTATGAGATCGGCGTTGATCTGCGGGAAGAGATGAGCCTGTGTGACGCGGGTGATATCTTCACCATTCCCGGCAATATCGAAAAGACCTTTGATCAGATCAGCAGGGCCGTGAGCCATGTTTTCTCCTCCGGTTCCATGCCGATAATCATCGGCGGGGATCATTCCATCGGCTTTCCCTGCGTGCGGGGTATTGCCGAGTGCACTTCCAAGAAAATCGGCATCGTGCATTTTGATCGTCACGCGGACATTCAGGAAAAGGATCTGGATGAACGAATGCATACAACGCCTTGGTTTCACTCGACAAACCTTCCGAATGTGCCGGCAAAGAACCTGGTGCAGGTCGGGATCGGCGGCTGGCAGGTGCCGCGCGAGGCAGTCAAAGTTGCCCGTGAGCGCGAGACGAACATCATCACCATGGGCGATATGGAAAAGATGGGTATCGACAAAACTGCTGAGATGGCACTGGAGATGGCCTGGGACGGGGTTGATATGGTCTATATGTCATTTGACATCGACAGTATTGACTGCGGCTTCGTGCCCGGGACCGGCTGGCCGGAGCCGGGTGGGTTCCTGCCACGCGAGGCCCTTGCGCTGGCATCCAAAGTGGCGGCTGAGGGGATCTGCGGGATGGAGCTTGTTGAGGTTTCTCCCCCTTACGACCAGTCCGAGATAACAGCATTGATGGGAACACGCGTCATTGTTGATGTGCTGGGATCGCTTGTGTCCAACGGCAGGATGGGCGCGCATCGCAAACATATCGATAAACCGGTCAGCCTGCCGATGGGAGACTATTCCGAAGAGACCCACGGCAAGCGCTGGTCCACCAGGGCGAGGAGCGAATAA
- a CDS encoding ATP-binding cassette domain-containing protein produces MSFVSVSGVFKSYGRRPVLEAVSLEVAEGEFISLVGASGCGKSTFLRMLLDEEQPSRGTIHVDGMPLTGEPSRNRGIVFQRYSVFPHMSVRDNIVAATAFQTRFGWLNGAARKAAHDAAAKTLERIGLGHVADQYPASLSGGMQQRLAIAQAMAARPRILLLDEPFGALDPGTRLAMHAFLLELRAETGMTVFMVTHDLEEGFKLGDRVLVFDKPRWDPQEPEAYGATITYDFDARDGGIPYQRLEEDTHVFKPR; encoded by the coding sequence GTGAGTTTTGTCAGTGTCTCCGGCGTTTTCAAATCCTACGGGCGCAGACCGGTTCTCGAAGCCGTTTCGCTTGAGGTTGCAGAGGGCGAGTTCATCTCGCTGGTTGGTGCCTCAGGCTGTGGCAAGTCGACGTTCCTGCGGATGCTGCTCGATGAAGAACAGCCAAGCCGCGGGACAATCCACGTGGACGGGATGCCGCTTACCGGCGAGCCGTCGCGAAACCGTGGTATCGTCTTTCAGCGCTATTCGGTATTCCCGCATATGTCGGTGCGCGACAACATCGTGGCGGCCACGGCTTTTCAGACCCGGTTCGGATGGCTGAACGGCGCGGCCAGGAAAGCGGCGCATGACGCCGCTGCAAAAACCCTTGAGCGTATCGGTCTCGGGCATGTTGCGGACCAGTATCCGGCGTCGCTTTCCGGCGGCATGCAGCAACGCCTGGCCATCGCACAGGCGATGGCAGCGCGCCCGCGCATATTGCTTCTCGATGAACCCTTTGGTGCGCTTGATCCGGGCACAAGGCTGGCGATGCACGCCTTTTTACTGGAACTGCGTGCAGAGACCGGCATGACTGTCTTCATGGTGACCCATGATCTTGAAGAGGGTTTCAAACTGGGCGACCGTGTGCTGGTGTTTGATAAACCGCGCTGGGATCCGCAGGAACCGGAAGCCTATGGTGCTACGATAACTTACGATTTTGATGCCCGCGATGGCGGCATCCCCTATCAACGCCTTGAGGAGGACACCCATGTTTTTAAGCCCCGCTGA